Within Candidatus Krumholzibacteriia bacterium, the genomic segment GTTCGCGGATGGCCTCGGCGTAGTCGTCCGGGACGGGGCTGAAGTGCTGGGTGATCACGTAGATCTGGTCCACCAGCACTACGACCCCCGCGGTGGCGGCGATCACCAGCAGCAGCCGCGGCCAGCGCGGCCGGGCGATGCGCAACTGCCCGCGGATGCCGGCCGGGAAGCGACGCGTGAGCAGGTAGACCGGGATGATGATGCCGAGCAGCGACGACACCCCGATGCCCACCCGGTAGTGCTCCAGGAGCGCGAAGAGCTGCTGGATGTACATGCTGGAGAGCACACAGCTCGCGCAGAAGAACAACAGGAAGTAGTTGTTCACGGCGGTGAACACGTCGGGGGGGGTGTTGCGTGGGGTGGTCTCTTCCACTAGAATAAGGTCCTCTCCGGCACCATCTTACAACAACGCGGCCCCGGCCGCGAGAACGGGAACGACGAGTATAGCCACCATGATAAAAGCCGTCATCTTCGACCTCGACAATACCCTCACCGATTTCATGCGCATGAAGGAGAACGCCGTGGACGCCGCCGTGGATGCCATGGTCGACGCGGGCCTGCGTTTTCCCCCGGAGGAGATCAAGCAGAAGATCTACGCCATCTACGAGCGCGAGGGAATCGAGTTCCAGAGCGTGTTCGACCACGCGCTCGAGGAGATGATCGGCCAGGTGGACTACAAGATCCACGCCGCGGGCATCGTGGGCTACCGGCGGGCCAAGGAGGCGTCGCTGGTGCTCTACCCGCACGTCAAGGTGACCTTGATCGAGCTGATGAAGCGCGGCATCAAGCTGGGGGTCGTGTCCGACGCGCCGCGCAAGGAAGCGTGGCTGCGGCTGTGCTACCTGCAACTCCACCACATGTTCGACTTTGTGACGACCTTCGAGGACACGGGCGTGCGCAAGCCCAGCCCCAAGCCGTTCCAGCGGGCGCTCGACTACTTTCAGCTCTCACCGCCGGACGCGATCATGGTGGGCGACTGGCCGGAGCGCGACATCACCGGCGCGGGCAAGCTGGGGATGGTAACCGTGTTCGCGCGCTACGGCGACACCAAGGCGTCCAAGGATAGCGGCGCCAACTACGACATCAACGACATCTACGAATTGGTGGACATCGTGGACAAGCTGAACAAGGGCGCGGGCGCGCGTTAGTCGGCCCGACGCGCGTTCGCCAGAGCGGAAGCGGTCTGGCAACCGACGATGGCGGGTGCTTCGTGAACCAGGGCATCGTTGGTGAGCGCATCCACCATGAAGAGTGCATAGTCGACGCGGCGGGTGCGGTTGCTCTTGAGGATGGGATCGCCCACGTGACGGCTCCACACCGGAAGTCCCTGGCTCTCTCCTTCCTCGAGATCGCTGCCGCGAACCACCGTCCACCGCTTGCTGCTCGCGAAGATGCGGCGGCATGCCTCCACCTGATCGTCGATGTCCACCAGCCGGGCCAGCCGGGCCAGCCGGGAAAAGACGGCGACCACCGTCTTGAAGGCTGGCGAGTAGACGTCCTTGCCATCCTTTGTGATGTGCCAGCCGCAGGAAAACACCAGGCGCGCATCGGTCCGCGAGAAATCCAGCACGGCCTGCGCGGTTCCGGACGAGTAATCGTGAACCCCCCACGGCACGAGCACGGTGAGGACCCCGTCGCAATCCGCCACGGCGCGCCGGATGACCTCGCGGTCGTTGGTGGCACCCGGAATGATCGTCATGCGGTCCTTGAAAGGATCCAGCTTGTGCACGCTCTTCGCGCGGCACACGCCGGTAACCGCGTAGCCGCGGCCGAGACAGTGCTGGACCATGTAGCGGCCGAGCTTGCCGGAAGCACCCACAATGCAGACTTTTCGGATCATGCCAGGCATGCGCTCCCTCAGGACTTGCGCAGGATGACGTGCAGCGCGCGCTCGCCGGCCACGTTTTCCGCAACGTTATAGCCCAGTGCTCGCAGGTCGAGTCCGTTCCACAGGTGCTCGCCGGTTCCCAGCACCACCGGCCGCAACGCGAAGTGCGCCTCGTCCACCAGCCCGGCCGAGAGATACTGGCGGATGGTCGCCGCGCCGCCGCCGATTCTCACGTCGCGGTTGCCCGCGGCTTTCTTCGCACGTGAAAGCGCGGCCTCGATGCCGTCGGTCACAAAGTGGAAAGTGGTCCCGCCCTTCATCTCGATCGATGGCCGCGCGTGGTGTGTGAGCACGAACGTGGGCACATGATACGGTGGCTCGTCGCCCCACCAGCCCTTCCAGCTGTCGTCGGGCCAGGGGCCGCGGACGGGCCCGAACATGTTGCGCCCCAGAATCCACGCGCCCATGTTCTCAAATCCGCGCTCGGCTATGCGGTTGTCGACGCCGGTCTCGCCGCCTTCCCCGCCGTGCATGGCACGAAACACGCGCGTGTCGAAGAACCACTCCATCAACTCGGGCCCGCGGACCCCGAGTGGATTCTGGAGACTCTGGTCGGTGCCGGCAGCGAAGCCGTCAACAGAGACGCCGATTGAACAAATGATGACTTTGGACATGTGTTATTCACCCGGTCTGGTCCGAACGCTACCAGAACGGAATCTTCGCCGTCAAACGGGCCGTGCAGTCCCGGATGACAACGCCGCCCGCGGGCGCTACAATGACACCCATGCGTGTTCTTACCGCCAGGCAGATGCAGAAAGTGGACGAGGAGACCATCGCCCACGTCGTTCCCGGGCTCGAGTTGATGGAGCGCGCCGGGCGTGGGGTGGCGCGGGCCATCCTGGCCGGCTTCGCCAACGCCAACGCGCCGCAGGGACCGCGCAAGGCTGTGGTCTTCGTGGGGCCCGGCAACAACGGCGGGGATGGCCTCGTGGTTGCGCGCTACCTGCTTGAAGCCGGCTGGTCGTGCTCCATCCATCTCCTCAAGCCCGCCACGGAGCTCACCCCCGACACCACCAAGAACCACCAGCGCCTCGCGGCCATGAAGTCCTCGGCGCTGCACGAGCTGGACGCCTCGCGCCCCGACTACCCACAGCGCGCGGGCGAGGATCTCGCCGACGTCTCCATCGTCATCGACACGTTGTTTGGAACCGGTGTCTCAGGCGCCCCGCGCGGGCGCGCGGCGGAGATGATTGCGCTCATGAACAACGCCGGTGCGCGCGGTGTTCCCGTGGTGAGCGTGGACATCCCCTCCGGTGTGGACGGCAACACCGGCCAGACGCCGGGTGACGCGGTGCGTGCCATGCAGACACTCACCATCGGCACGCCCAAGACGGGTCTCCTGTTCTATCCCGGCCGCGCGCACGTGGGCAGCGTGGCCGTCATCGACATCGGTTTTCCGGATGAGATCGTTGCCAAGCACTCCGACCCGCTCTATCTGCTGGACGACAACGAGGCGATGCTGCGCATGCCGCAGCGCGCGCCCGACATCCACAAGTTCCAGGCGGGAACGGTGCTGGTGATTGCCGGAAGCGATGCCTACCGCGGTGCGGCATTGCTCACCGCGGAAGCCGCCCTGCGTGGCGGGTGCGGCATGTTGTACCTCGCGGTACCGGAAGGCATCCGCAGCGCGATGGTGTCGTTGCGTGAGGCCATCACCGTGCCGTTGCCGCAGACCAGCGCGGGAACCATTTCGCCTTCCGCTTCCGCCGCGGTGCTGCAGCCGTACCTGGAGCGCGCGGACGCGGTCGCCATCGGTCCTGGCCTCGGCCGCCACGACAGCACCGATGCCTTCGTGCGCGAGTTCGTGTTGTCGGCGGGCAAGCCGGTGGTGGTTGACGCCGACGGGCTCACCGCATTCGCGGGCAACGCCGCCGACTTCAAGAAGACCAGGACGCCCATCGTCATCACGCCGCACGACGGCGAGATGCACCGCCTCACCGGCGAGCGCGTGCCCACGGCGTCGCTCGACAGAATCAAGTTTGCGCGCGAGAGCGCAAAGAAGCTCGGCGTCACGCTGCTGCTCAAGGGAGCACCGGCGCTCGTCGCCAGCCCCACCGGCGATGTCTGGATAAGCGGGTCCGGAACCAATGCTCTCGCCACCGGCGGCACCGGCGACGTGCTCACCGGCCTGGTAGCGAGCTTCCTCGCCCAGACGGTGGGATCCCTGCGCCGCGTCGCCCCCGGGCCCTCGGCGGACCTCCAACCCGCACAAGTGGCTGATGCCACGTGTGTTGCCTGTTTCGTCCACGGCCGCTCCGGGGAGCTCGCCGCCCGCAGCCGGGGGGTGCGCGGCGTCATCGCGGGCGACCTGCTGGCGGCGCTGGGGCCGGCCATCGTGGCCCTCGAGGGCCGCGGCGGGCGCTGAACACGCGGTCTTCCACACCTATTTTGGGCCTCCCGAGGTTCCCCGTTGACCCCCCCCATGGGCCGGTGTAAAGGTTCCTTTTTTGGTGACGGCTTTCGGCCAGATTCCCCCCGATTTCTACGTTTAGGAGGATGGTGTGATGGAGAAGCGTTCTCCAAAGGAGGTCCTGAAGTACGCGCATGACAAGGGTGCGCGCATCCTCGACCTCAAGTTCATCGATTTCCCGGGCACATGGCAGCATTTCAGCCTGCCCATCGCCTCACTCAAGGAAGACTCCTTCGAGGAGGGCTTCGGTTTCGACGGTTCCAGCATCCGCGGATGGAAGAGCATCAACGAGAGCGACATGATCGTGATTCCGGATTCGGACACGGCCTTCATCGACCCGTTCATGAAGGAGACCACGATCTCGCTCACGTGCAACATCTTCGATCCCATCACCAAGGAGCGCTTCTCGCGCGACCCGCGCGCCATCGCCATGAAGGCGGAGGCGTACGTGAAGAGCACCGGCATCGCCACCGACATCTACTTCGGCCCCGAGGCCGAGTTCTTCATTTTTGACGACGTGCGCTTCGAGGCCTCGCCGCACCAGTCGTTCTTCTACCTGGATTCGAGCGAGGGCTCGTGGAACTCGGGCCGCGACGAGAAGCCCAACCTGGGCTACAAGCCGCGCTTCA encodes:
- a CDS encoding NAD(P)H-binding protein, translated to MIRKVCIVGASGKLGRYMVQHCLGRGYAVTGVCRAKSVHKLDPFKDRMTIIPGATNDREVIRRAVADCDGVLTVLVPWGVHDYSSGTAQAVLDFSRTDARLVFSCGWHITKDGKDVYSPAFKTVVAVFSRLARLARLVDIDDQVEACRRIFASSKRWTVVRGSDLEEGESQGLPVWSRHVGDPILKSNRTRRVDYALFMVDALTNDALVHEAPAIVGCQTASALANARRAD
- a CDS encoding HAD-IA family hydrolase, whose protein sequence is MIKAVIFDLDNTLTDFMRMKENAVDAAVDAMVDAGLRFPPEEIKQKIYAIYEREGIEFQSVFDHALEEMIGQVDYKIHAAGIVGYRRAKEASLVLYPHVKVTLIELMKRGIKLGVVSDAPRKEAWLRLCYLQLHHMFDFVTTFEDTGVRKPSPKPFQRALDYFQLSPPDAIMVGDWPERDITGAGKLGMVTVFARYGDTKASKDSGANYDINDIYELVDIVDKLNKGAGAR
- a CDS encoding NAD(P)H-hydrate dehydratase encodes the protein MRVLTARQMQKVDEETIAHVVPGLELMERAGRGVARAILAGFANANAPQGPRKAVVFVGPGNNGGDGLVVARYLLEAGWSCSIHLLKPATELTPDTTKNHQRLAAMKSSALHELDASRPDYPQRAGEDLADVSIVIDTLFGTGVSGAPRGRAAEMIALMNNAGARGVPVVSVDIPSGVDGNTGQTPGDAVRAMQTLTIGTPKTGLLFYPGRAHVGSVAVIDIGFPDEIVAKHSDPLYLLDDNEAMLRMPQRAPDIHKFQAGTVLVIAGSDAYRGAALLTAEAALRGGCGMLYLAVPEGIRSAMVSLREAITVPLPQTSAGTISPSASAAVLQPYLERADAVAIGPGLGRHDSTDAFVREFVLSAGKPVVVDADGLTAFAGNAADFKKTRTPIVITPHDGEMHRLTGERVPTASLDRIKFARESAKKLGVTLLLKGAPALVASPTGDVWISGSGTNALATGGTGDVLTGLVASFLAQTVGSLRRVAPGPSADLQPAQVADATCVACFVHGRSGELAARSRGVRGVIAGDLLAALGPAIVALEGRGGR
- a CDS encoding dihydrofolate reductase family protein, which translates into the protein MSKVIICSIGVSVDGFAAGTDQSLQNPLGVRGPELMEWFFDTRVFRAMHGGEGGETGVDNRIAERGFENMGAWILGRNMFGPVRGPWPDDSWKGWWGDEPPYHVPTFVLTHHARPSIEMKGGTTFHFVTDGIEAALSRAKKAAGNRDVRIGGGAATIRQYLSAGLVDEAHFALRPVVLGTGEHLWNGLDLRALGYNVAENVAGERALHVILRKS